A region of Saccharococcus thermophilus DNA encodes the following proteins:
- a CDS encoding cobalt-precorrin 5A hydrolase → MYAIVAITKHGVDIARRVGEELPNARVYYTNKFARGDEDEKGIRLFEGNVRLLLPSLFQTYRGLILIISLGAVVRMIAPLLKDKKTDPAIVVIDDKGEHVISVLSGHLGGANELTRQVAEILHAHPVITTASDVQKTIAVDLFGRSFGWEWESDEKLTPVSAAVVNEQHVAIVQESGEREWWNYDTPLPNNIRIYHSIDEALAAKPDAALVVTHRLLTKEEEAILQNGVLYRPKVIVLGIGCNRGTAAEEIDAVIRDTLEELRFSMKSVKAVCTIELKKDELGLLEVVRKYGWEFVYYTPEQLNQVNIEQPSETVYRYTGAYGVSEPAAKLYSGAEKLELVKKKAGNVTISVAILHH, encoded by the coding sequence TTGTATGCGATTGTTGCGATTACGAAGCATGGTGTTGATATTGCCCGCCGCGTCGGCGAGGAGCTTCCAAACGCCCGTGTGTATTATACGAATAAGTTTGCGAGAGGAGACGAAGACGAAAAAGGCATTCGCTTGTTTGAAGGGAACGTGCGGTTATTATTGCCGTCGCTTTTTCAAACATACCGCGGGCTTATTCTCATTATTTCGCTTGGTGCGGTCGTGCGAATGATTGCCCCGCTATTAAAAGATAAAAAAACCGATCCGGCGATCGTTGTTATTGATGATAAAGGGGAACATGTCATTAGCGTTCTTTCCGGACATCTTGGCGGAGCGAACGAACTGACGCGGCAAGTCGCGGAGATTTTACATGCCCATCCCGTCATTACGACTGCGTCTGACGTACAAAAAACGATTGCCGTTGATTTATTTGGCCGTTCCTTCGGCTGGGAGTGGGAATCCGACGAAAAGCTGACTCCCGTAAGCGCCGCCGTCGTCAATGAGCAACATGTTGCTATTGTACAAGAATCAGGGGAGCGAGAATGGTGGAACTATGATACCCCGCTGCCAAACAATATCCGTATTTATCATTCGATTGATGAAGCGCTAGCAGCAAAACCGGACGCCGCGCTTGTAGTTACCCATCGTTTATTAACGAAAGAGGAAGAAGCGATTTTACAAAACGGCGTTTTGTATCGCCCAAAAGTAATCGTGCTCGGTATCGGCTGCAATCGTGGAACAGCGGCGGAAGAAATTGACGCCGTCATTCGCGATACATTAGAGGAGCTGCGCTTTTCAATGAAAAGTGTGAAAGCGGTATGTACGATCGAATTAAAAAAAGACGAGCTAGGGTTGCTTGAAGTGGTGCGAAAATACGGATGGGAATTCGTCTATTATACCCCTGAACAACTGAATCAAGTAAACATCGAACAGCCTTCTGAAACCGTGTACCGCTATACAGGCGCTTACGGTGTGAGCGAGCCGGCAGCGAAGCTTTATAGCGGTGCAGAGAAATTGGAATTAGTGAAGAAAAAAGCAGGCAATGTCACGATTTCCGTGGCAATTTTGCACCATTAA
- the cobA gene encoding uroporphyrinogen-III C-methyltransferase, giving the protein MTNGKVYIVGAGPGDEKLITVYGLECIQQADVIIYDRLINKNLLKYAKSGAELIYCGKEPGKHAFIQERIHELLVEKAKQGKIVTRLKGGDPCVFGRVGEEAEVLAHHGIPFEIVPGVTAGIAAAAYAGIPVTHREYAASFTIVTGHGRQEKGDDRLHWEGLAKGSDTIAFYMGIGNLSYICQKLIEHGKPSNTPVAVIEWGTTERQRTVVGTLQTITDIVKKAGLSHPAIILVGEVVRLRETIQWFAEMDRGETVATT; this is encoded by the coding sequence ATGACAAATGGAAAAGTATATATCGTTGGTGCCGGTCCCGGTGATGAAAAGCTAATCACTGTCTATGGATTGGAGTGTATTCAACAAGCTGACGTCATTATTTACGACCGGTTGATTAATAAAAATTTACTGAAATACGCCAAAAGCGGTGCGGAGCTCATTTACTGCGGAAAAGAGCCGGGAAAGCACGCGTTCATTCAAGAACGGATTCATGAACTGTTAGTCGAAAAAGCAAAACAAGGAAAAATTGTCACTCGTTTAAAAGGAGGCGATCCTTGCGTTTTTGGACGGGTCGGGGAAGAAGCAGAGGTACTTGCGCATCACGGCATTCCGTTTGAAATCGTTCCTGGCGTGACGGCGGGAATCGCAGCTGCCGCTTATGCCGGCATACCGGTTACACATCGGGAATATGCTGCTTCGTTTACCATTGTTACTGGCCACGGCCGTCAAGAAAAGGGAGATGACCGTCTTCATTGGGAAGGATTAGCGAAAGGAAGCGATACGATTGCCTTTTATATGGGTATCGGCAATTTGTCGTATATTTGCCAAAAACTAATCGAACATGGAAAGCCGTCGAATACTCCTGTGGCGGTGATCGAATGGGGAACGACGGAACGACAACGAACGGTTGTCGGTACGTTGCAGACGATTACCGATATCGTCAAGAAAGCTGGTCTTTCCCATCCAGCGATTATTCTTGTCGGAGAGGTCGTTCGGCTCCGTGAAACGATTCAATGGTTTGCCGAGATGGACCGAGGTGAGACGGTTGCCACCACATAA
- a CDS encoding cobyrinate a,c-diamide synthase: MRRIVIAGTESGVGKTTITIGLMAALKQKGYIVQGFKCGPDYIDPTYHTAVTGRPSRNLDSWMVGHEAVQAICAKGCEGADIAIIEGVMGMFDGKRPTTNEGTTAEISVLTNSPVLLVVDCAGMARSAAAVVRGFQTFDERVRIAGVIANRVGSEGHFRLVKTAIEQECGIPVIGFLTKEDALHIPERHLGLIPSIERGELDHFFAELGERIAKTVDLNALLELAEAPALNVLRSYLDVNKSYNVRIAVAKDAAFHFYYPENLELLQAYGAELVFFSPLAGETLPDGVHGLYIGGGFPEEFAKQLSEQMHVKQSIQTAIENGLPTLAECGGFMFLTEGIQTTDGSYYEMAGVIPGRVVMHSRLAALGYREVKGEPGNFLLPEGLRARGHEFHYSTYEARGEIPFAYETTGLRGTKKDGYQHQNLIAGYVHFHFASCPPMVENWLTKCEKVKEHG, from the coding sequence ATGAGAAGAATCGTAATCGCCGGGACGGAAAGCGGCGTTGGCAAGACGACTATAACAATTGGATTGATGGCGGCGTTAAAACAAAAAGGCTACATTGTACAAGGGTTTAAATGCGGTCCGGATTATATTGACCCAACTTATCATACTGCTGTCACGGGCAGACCGTCGCGCAACCTTGACAGCTGGATGGTTGGACACGAAGCGGTTCAAGCGATTTGCGCAAAAGGCTGTGAAGGGGCTGACATCGCTATTATTGAAGGAGTCATGGGGATGTTTGATGGGAAGCGGCCGACGACAAACGAAGGAACGACGGCGGAAATTAGCGTATTAACGAATAGTCCGGTGCTATTGGTCGTCGACTGCGCCGGCATGGCACGGAGCGCGGCGGCGGTTGTCCGCGGCTTTCAAACGTTTGATGAACGCGTGCGCATTGCGGGAGTGATTGCCAACCGCGTCGGCAGTGAGGGACATTTTCGCCTTGTGAAAACGGCGATTGAACAAGAATGCGGCATTCCAGTGATCGGATTTTTAACCAAAGAAGATGCGCTCCACATTCCGGAGCGTCATTTAGGGCTCATTCCATCGATTGAGCGCGGGGAATTAGATCACTTTTTTGCGGAATTAGGAGAGCGCATTGCCAAGACGGTGGATCTCAATGCGTTACTAGAGCTCGCGGAAGCCCCAGCATTAAATGTTCTTCGATCGTATTTGGATGTAAACAAATCGTATAATGTGCGGATTGCGGTCGCAAAAGACGCGGCGTTTCATTTCTACTATCCGGAAAATTTAGAGCTGTTACAAGCGTATGGCGCCGAGTTAGTCTTTTTCTCCCCGCTTGCCGGCGAGACGCTGCCAGATGGGGTGCATGGGTTATACATTGGTGGCGGATTTCCCGAAGAGTTCGCAAAACAGCTTTCGGAACAAATGCATGTCAAGCAATCGATCCAAACGGCGATTGAAAACGGCTTGCCGACATTGGCCGAGTGCGGAGGGTTTATGTTTTTAACCGAAGGCATTCAAACAACGGACGGCTCGTACTATGAAATGGCCGGCGTCATTCCGGGACGGGTTGTCATGCATTCGCGGCTCGCCGCGCTAGGATATCGTGAAGTCAAGGGAGAGCCAGGGAACTTTTTGCTTCCGGAAGGCCTGCGAGCGCGAGGACATGAGTTTCATTATTCCACGTACGAAGCGCGCGGCGAGATTCCGTTTGCCTATGAAACAACGGGGCTTCGTGGTACGAAAAAAGATGGCTATCAGCATCAAAACTTAATTGCAGGCTATGTTCATTTTCATTTTGCTTCTTGTCCGCCAATGGTTGAAAATTGGCTAACGAAATGCGAGAAGGTGAAAGAACATGGCTAA
- a CDS encoding cobyric acid synthase, producing the protein MAKALPIMFQGTHSDAGKSIIATAFCRIFAQNGWKTAPFKSQNMSLNSYVTVDGKEIGRAQGIQAEAAGVVATTDMNPILIKPSREHESQIVVHGKPYKNMQAFAYRNEFFEKGLAIIRESLDVLMNEYDRIVIEGAGSPAEINLNDRELVNMRVARMANAPVVLIGDIERGGVFASLVGTLQLLEKEDRQRIIGVIINKFRGDLALLKPGLDWFEQYTGVPVLGVVPYLEDLHIDAEDSVSLEQMSTTVNPDKDIDIAVIRYPKISNFTDVDPFLTEPDCHVRFVTTAAQLGQPDLLILPGSKNTIEDLLYMKENGIVEQIAQLYKHHHVTIVGICGGYQMLGARIRDPFGVETPLREIAGLNLLPIDTTLECEKTTVLSEGILTFAGERFFVKGYEIHMGRSQLLDGTVPFIHVQGRAEGAKSKDERVIGTYFHDLFHNDAFREALLNKIRREKSLSPIYGRQSFRTIREQAFDRLADHVKRHVRIEEIEEKMYVFQRGDV; encoded by the coding sequence ATGGCTAAAGCGTTGCCGATTATGTTCCAAGGAACGCATTCTGACGCGGGAAAAAGCATTATTGCCACGGCGTTTTGCCGCATTTTCGCGCAAAACGGCTGGAAAACGGCGCCGTTTAAATCGCAAAACATGTCACTTAATTCGTACGTGACGGTCGATGGGAAAGAAATTGGGCGGGCGCAAGGAATACAGGCGGAAGCGGCTGGCGTTGTCGCGACAACGGATATGAATCCGATTTTAATTAAACCGAGCCGCGAGCATGAATCGCAAATCGTCGTGCACGGAAAGCCGTATAAAAATATGCAGGCGTTCGCGTACCGCAACGAATTTTTTGAAAAGGGGCTGGCGATTATCCGCGAGTCGCTCGATGTCTTAATGAACGAATACGACCGGATCGTGATCGAAGGCGCAGGGAGTCCGGCGGAAATCAATTTGAACGATCGAGAGCTCGTCAATATGCGGGTCGCGCGCATGGCCAATGCCCCGGTCGTCCTAATCGGCGATATTGAACGGGGCGGCGTGTTTGCCAGCTTAGTCGGCACCTTACAGCTGTTAGAAAAAGAAGACCGCCAGCGCATTATCGGCGTGATCATTAATAAGTTTCGCGGTGACTTGGCACTATTGAAGCCGGGACTTGATTGGTTCGAACAATATACTGGCGTTCCTGTGTTAGGCGTCGTTCCATATTTAGAAGATTTACATATTGACGCAGAAGACTCCGTTAGTTTAGAACAAATGTCCACAACCGTAAATCCGGACAAAGATATTGATATTGCTGTTATTCGATATCCGAAAATATCTAATTTCACGGATGTGGATCCATTTTTGACCGAGCCGGACTGCCACGTTCGTTTTGTGACAACAGCCGCCCAGCTTGGCCAGCCAGATTTGCTTATTTTGCCGGGAAGTAAAAATACGATTGAAGACCTATTATATATGAAGGAAAACGGTATTGTGGAACAAATTGCACAGCTCTACAAACATCACCATGTGACGATTGTTGGAATATGCGGCGGTTATCAAATGTTAGGGGCTCGTATCCGTGATCCATTTGGTGTGGAAACACCGCTAAGGGAAATTGCCGGATTGAATCTCCTTCCGATTGACACGACGCTTGAGTGTGAAAAAACAACTGTTCTTTCGGAAGGAATATTGACATTTGCTGGTGAGCGCTTTTTCGTAAAAGGATATGAGATTCATATGGGCCGTTCACAGCTGCTTGACGGAACTGTCCCGTTTATTCATGTGCAAGGGCGAGCGGAAGGCGCTAAAAGCAAAGATGAACGGGTGATCGGCACATATTTTCATGATCTTTTTCATAATGACGCTTTTCGAGAGGCGTTATTAAATAAAATTCGCCGTGAGAAAAGCTTATCGCCTATTTACGGTCGTCAGTCGTTCCGTACTATAAGAGAACAAGCTTTTGACCGCCTTGCCGATCATGTGAAGCGGCATGTCCGCATCGAAGAAATCGAAGAAAAAATGTATGTGTTTCAAAGGGGGGATGTGTAA
- the cbiE gene encoding precorrin-6y C5,15-methyltransferase (decarboxylating) subunit CbiE, with protein MQAIKLIGIGADGKASLPRLYERWIYESELLVGGERHLAFFPDYQGETLTIRGGLSQLVERLRHETKRTVIVASGDPMFYGIGSYLSSKLPIEVYPAVSSIQWAFAKMGEKWQDAKFISVHGRSMKGLAQRIDGCEKVAILTDETNSPNAIAKYLLSYGMTEYRAFVGENLGGQDERCRFFELEEMADAEFSPLNVVILQKTKAGPMWSLGIDDAEFLQRKPEKGLITKKEIRVLSISALRLHAKSVVWDIGTCTGSVAIEAAKIAREGAVFAIEKNAHDIEICKENLKKFRVDITLVHGKAPEHLDEFADPDAIFIGGTSGEMGPLLDVCCQRLKRNGRIVINAVTIETLAQAVEGLKQRGFQVDVTLAQISRSKSILELTRFDALNPIYIITAKREEDE; from the coding sequence ATGCAGGCGATTAAACTAATTGGCATTGGCGCCGATGGGAAAGCGAGCCTCCCGCGCCTTTATGAACGTTGGATTTATGAAAGTGAGTTATTGGTCGGAGGAGAGCGTCATTTAGCCTTTTTCCCTGATTATCAAGGCGAAACGCTCACGATTCGAGGAGGGCTATCACAGCTTGTCGAGCGGCTTCGCCATGAAACGAAACGCACCGTCATCGTCGCATCTGGTGATCCGATGTTTTATGGAATCGGCAGCTATTTATCTAGCAAACTGCCAATCGAAGTGTATCCAGCAGTCAGTTCGATTCAATGGGCGTTTGCAAAAATGGGAGAAAAGTGGCAGGACGCCAAATTTATTAGCGTCCACGGCCGCAGTATGAAAGGACTTGCCCAGCGAATTGACGGATGTGAAAAAGTAGCGATATTAACGGACGAAACGAATTCTCCTAATGCCATTGCGAAATATTTGCTTTCGTACGGAATGACCGAATACCGTGCGTTTGTCGGAGAAAATCTTGGCGGACAAGATGAACGGTGCCGCTTTTTCGAATTAGAAGAGATGGCAGATGCCGAGTTTTCCCCATTAAATGTGGTTATTTTACAAAAAACAAAAGCAGGTCCGATGTGGTCATTAGGAATTGACGATGCCGAATTTTTGCAACGCAAACCAGAGAAAGGACTGATTACGAAAAAGGAGATTCGGGTGTTGAGCATAAGCGCGCTTCGTCTTCATGCTAAGAGCGTCGTTTGGGATATCGGCACATGCACCGGTTCCGTCGCGATTGAAGCGGCGAAAATCGCCCGCGAAGGCGCCGTGTTTGCGATTGAAAAAAATGCCCATGATATCGAAATTTGTAAAGAAAACTTAAAAAAATTCCGCGTTGACATTACGCTTGTACACGGCAAAGCACCTGAGCATTTAGACGAATTTGCCGACCCGGATGCGATTTTTATCGGGGGAACGTCGGGAGAAATGGGACCGCTGCTTGATGTTTGTTGTCAACGCTTAAAACGAAACGGCCGCATCGTGATAAATGCGGTAACGATTGAAACGCTGGCGCAGGCGGTGGAAGGATTAAAGCAGCGCGGTTTTCAAGTAGACGTTACGCTCGCGCAAATCTCAAGAAGCAAATCGATTTTAGAGCTGACGCGGTTTGATGCGCTCAATCCGATTTATATCATTACGGCAAAGAGGGAGGAAGACGAATGA
- a CDS encoding DUF3892 domain-containing protein — MNQQETFVAVQKNHQGDIISWKTSTGRVLSYQKALMEVESGAISGFHVVNEQDGEQYIRSNPDGDAFNILDYLPTFF; from the coding sequence ATGAACCAACAAGAAACGTTTGTCGCCGTACAAAAAAATCACCAAGGTGACATTATTAGCTGGAAAACATCGACAGGACGGGTCCTGTCATACCAAAAAGCCCTAATGGAAGTGGAAAGCGGTGCGATCAGCGGTTTCCATGTCGTAAACGAACAGGATGGCGAACAATATATCCGTTCCAATCCAGATGGAGATGCGTTCAACATCCTCGACTATCTTCCAACCTTTTTCTAA
- the cobO gene encoding cob(I)yrinic acid a,c-diamide adenosyltransferase: MPPHKKKGRIIIYTGDGKGKTTAALGLAIRAAGRGKKVAVIQFIKSPERTYGEHLIFQKLGIEMYQMGAGFTWTKTPEVHRQALKAAWEFTKEKVLSGMYDLIVLDELNNALAIDRFPVDDIVSVQDVLRLMEKRPPDLHLVITGRSANRELIEIADIVTEMKLIKHDYEQGVTAMKGMEL, translated from the coding sequence TTGCCACCACATAAAAAGAAAGGGCGCATCATCATTTATACGGGGGATGGAAAAGGAAAAACGACCGCCGCTCTCGGATTGGCGATACGAGCGGCAGGAAGGGGGAAAAAAGTCGCCGTCATTCAGTTTATTAAGTCACCGGAACGAACGTATGGAGAGCATCTTATATTTCAAAAACTCGGGATCGAAATGTATCAAATGGGCGCCGGGTTTACGTGGACGAAAACGCCCGAAGTGCACCGGCAGGCATTGAAAGCGGCATGGGAATTTACGAAAGAAAAAGTGTTATCGGGTATGTACGACTTGATTGTTTTAGATGAACTGAATAATGCGCTTGCGATTGACCGGTTTCCGGTTGACGATATCGTCTCCGTTCAAGACGTACTTCGATTAATGGAAAAGCGTCCACCTGATCTTCATTTAGTTATTACCGGCCGTTCGGCGAATCGGGAATTAATCGAGATCGCTGACATTGTTACGGAGATGAAACTGATCAAACACGATTATGAGCAAGGCGTTACGGCAATGAAAGGGATGGAGCTGTAG
- the cobM gene encoding precorrin-4 C(11)-methyltransferase, producing MKLYIIGAGPGAPDLITVKGAQLLQEADAIFYTDSLVSNELIERYRKPEAEVFHTAGMHLEQMVEAMLEQLKQGKKVVRIHTGDPSVYGATLEQIALFKKQGVEVEIVPGVSSVFAAAAAVQAELTVPDLTQTVILTRAEGRTPVPNREKLEDLAKHRCTLALFLSATLTKKVTKALRDAGWSDDTPVVIVYKATWPDQKIVRSTVGTLDEDMRANGIRKHALILAGWALDPAIIERDYHSKLYDKTFTHGYRQGV from the coding sequence GTGAAACTATATATTATTGGCGCGGGCCCAGGGGCTCCGGATTTGATTACTGTGAAAGGCGCGCAACTGCTCCAAGAAGCGGACGCCATTTTTTACACTGATTCGCTCGTCAGCAACGAACTGATCGAGCGCTATCGAAAGCCGGAAGCGGAAGTATTTCATACGGCAGGAATGCATTTAGAGCAAATGGTTGAAGCGATGTTAGAACAGCTTAAGCAAGGAAAAAAAGTCGTGCGCATTCATACGGGAGATCCATCTGTTTACGGAGCGACACTTGAACAAATCGCGCTATTCAAAAAGCAAGGGGTGGAAGTGGAAATCGTCCCTGGCGTCAGTTCGGTATTTGCGGCGGCAGCGGCTGTTCAAGCGGAGCTAACCGTTCCGGATTTAACGCAGACGGTTATTTTAACGCGAGCGGAAGGACGAACACCAGTTCCAAATAGAGAAAAACTGGAAGATTTAGCAAAACATCGTTGCACATTAGCGTTATTTTTAAGCGCTACATTAACAAAAAAAGTAACAAAGGCACTAAGGGATGCTGGATGGAGCGATGATACCCCTGTTGTGATTGTGTATAAAGCGACATGGCCAGATCAAAAAATTGTCCGTTCGACGGTCGGCACGCTGGACGAGGATATGCGCGCAAACGGCATCCGAAAACACGCCCTCATTTTAGCAGGATGGGCGTTAGACCCTGCAATTATCGAGCGCGACTATCACTCGAAGCTGTATGATAAAACGTTCACACACGGATATCGACAGGGGGTGTGA
- the cobT gene encoding nicotinate-nucleotide--dimethylbenzimidazole phosphoribosyltransferase, with product MLFSIPKLNKEIGKEVCAYVDQLTKPVGSLGRLEQLAVELAEMTGNKFPDVSPPGVLVFAADHGVAKEGVSAFPPEVTAQMVWNFVQGGAAINVFSRQIGAIFAIVDVGVAAPIEHEAVISKKVRYGTNNFCEMEAMSNAEAEQALIVGYEQAKEIIDKGARTLIVGEMGIGNTTTASAILTAVSGKPIEQLVGRGTGISEEKIVHKVNVIRRALSLHQPDPSKPIELLSKIGGLEIAAMAGAMLAAAKRRVPILLDGFICTVAALVAKLFAPDVADYMIAGHRSQEIGHQIALELLGKEPLIDLSMRLGEGSGAAVAFPLLTFATAMIKEMATFASAHISNSVEGAGKQS from the coding sequence ATGTTATTTTCGATTCCAAAGCTTAATAAAGAAATAGGGAAAGAGGTATGCGCTTACGTCGACCAATTGACAAAACCGGTTGGCAGCCTTGGTCGTTTGGAACAGTTAGCGGTAGAGCTAGCGGAAATGACAGGAAACAAATTTCCTGATGTTTCACCACCGGGTGTGCTTGTGTTTGCTGCTGATCATGGTGTTGCGAAAGAAGGAGTGTCAGCGTTTCCGCCAGAAGTGACAGCACAAATGGTATGGAATTTTGTTCAAGGCGGCGCGGCGATTAACGTATTCAGCCGGCAAATTGGCGCAATATTTGCCATTGTTGATGTTGGGGTCGCTGCACCAATTGAACATGAAGCGGTAATTTCGAAAAAAGTGCGGTACGGAACAAACAATTTTTGCGAAATGGAAGCGATGAGCAATGCGGAAGCGGAACAAGCGCTAATAGTTGGTTACGAACAAGCAAAGGAAATAATCGACAAAGGAGCGCGTACTCTCATTGTCGGTGAAATGGGCATCGGCAATACGACTACCGCGAGTGCGATTTTAACGGCGGTGAGCGGCAAGCCAATTGAACAACTCGTCGGGAGAGGAACAGGCATTTCGGAAGAGAAGATTGTGCATAAAGTCAATGTTATTCGCCGCGCGTTGTCACTTCATCAGCCTGATCCGTCTAAACCGATTGAATTATTATCCAAAATCGGTGGCTTGGAAATCGCAGCGATGGCAGGTGCGATGTTGGCGGCAGCGAAGCGGCGCGTTCCGATTTTATTGGACGGATTTATCTGTACGGTTGCTGCACTTGTAGCTAAGCTTTTCGCTCCGGATGTTGCTGATTATATGATTGCCGGTCATCGTTCTCAAGAAATTGGTCATCAAATTGCTCTTGAATTATTAGGAAAAGAGCCGCTTATCGATTTAAGTATGCGACTTGGCGAAGGCAGCGGTGCGGCTGTTGCATTTCCGCTGTTGACATTTGCGACAGCGATGATAAAAGAAATGGCGACATTTGCTTCTGCCCACATTTCAAATTCTGTAGAAGGAGCAGGAAAACAATCATGA
- the cobI gene encoding precorrin-2 C(20)-methyltransferase, whose protein sequence is MSGTLYGIGVGPGDPELLTVKAFRRLKEAHVIAYPKKQRGSKSYAQQIIEAYFSPAEKEMLGLVFPMTKNMDVLTEKWNETAEAIWEQLSAGKDVAFVTEGDPLLYSTFIHLMKIMKERYPNVAIEIVPGVSSVNAAAARLQIPLADGDEQVAIIPARDDYEAMKKAIRDHDCVVFLKVAKVMEMMIRLLREQNLLQNAAVVTKVTSKEEIIWNIEQLEGVELEYLTLLVVRK, encoded by the coding sequence ATGAGCGGAACATTGTATGGCATCGGCGTTGGTCCGGGCGACCCGGAGTTGTTGACGGTGAAGGCGTTTCGCCGCCTGAAAGAAGCGCATGTCATTGCCTATCCGAAAAAACAGCGCGGCAGCAAAAGCTATGCCCAGCAAATTATTGAAGCATATTTTTCCCCGGCGGAAAAAGAGATGCTTGGTCTCGTCTTTCCAATGACGAAAAATATGGATGTGTTAACAGAAAAATGGAACGAAACGGCAGAAGCGATTTGGGAACAGCTAAGCGCAGGAAAAGATGTCGCGTTTGTGACGGAAGGAGATCCACTTTTATATAGTACGTTCATCCATCTGATGAAAATCATGAAAGAGCGGTATCCAAATGTTGCGATTGAAATTGTTCCGGGAGTTTCCTCCGTCAACGCGGCGGCAGCGAGACTGCAGATCCCGCTTGCCGACGGGGATGAACAGGTAGCGATTATTCCAGCGCGCGACGACTATGAAGCGATGAAAAAGGCGATTAGAGACCATGATTGCGTCGTCTTTTTGAAAGTGGCGAAAGTGATGGAAATGATGATCCGTCTTCTTCGCGAACAAAATTTATTGCAAAACGCCGCCGTGGTGACAAAAGTGACGTCAAAGGAAGAAATCATTTGGAATATCGAACAGCTTGAAGGAGTAGAGTTGGAATATTTAACGTTATTGGTGGTGAGAAAGTGA
- a CDS encoding cobalt-precorrin-5B (C(1))-methyltransferase, with protein MEAKKTLREGYTTGACATAATKAALTALITGIIQTEATIYLPVGRWATFAIEACEIYGESAKATVIKDGGDDPDATHGAAIVSTVSWAEQPGIHLDGGKGVGRVTKPGLPVPVGEAAINPIPRKMIHETAREVLEQYGISRGVNVIISVPNGEEIAKKTLNARLGIIGGISILGTRGIVIPFSTSAYRASIIQAIQVAKANGCDHVVITTGGRSEKFAIQQYPHLPEEAFIEMGDFVGFTLKQCKRLGIRTVSMVGMMGKFSKVAQGIMMVHSKSAPIDFSFLAAIAEQAGASPELVAAVREANTASQVGEMMQEAGNERFFEILCDHCCLSALREVGGGMTVETSLYTMGGQLLGKAVRNDAGD; from the coding sequence ATGGAAGCGAAAAAAACGTTACGCGAAGGATATACGACAGGGGCGTGTGCCACAGCGGCAACGAAAGCGGCATTAACGGCACTTATTACCGGCATCATACAAACGGAGGCAACCATTTATTTGCCAGTCGGACGATGGGCGACATTTGCGATTGAAGCGTGCGAGATTTATGGTGAGTCGGCGAAAGCAACGGTGATCAAAGATGGCGGGGATGACCCTGATGCGACGCATGGAGCGGCGATTGTATCAACCGTCTCATGGGCGGAGCAACCCGGCATTCATTTAGATGGCGGAAAAGGGGTAGGGCGCGTCACGAAACCGGGCTTGCCGGTGCCGGTTGGCGAAGCGGCAATTAATCCAATCCCGCGAAAAATGATTCACGAAACAGCGCGCGAAGTATTGGAACAATACGGCATTTCCCGTGGAGTGAACGTCATTATTTCCGTTCCTAACGGGGAAGAAATCGCCAAAAAAACGTTAAACGCGCGCCTCGGCATTATCGGCGGCATTTCGATTTTAGGGACGCGCGGCATTGTCATTCCTTTTTCGACGTCCGCCTACCGCGCAAGCATCATTCAGGCAATTCAAGTGGCAAAGGCAAACGGATGCGACCATGTTGTGATCACGACGGGAGGACGAAGCGAAAAGTTTGCGATACAGCAATATCCTCACCTCCCCGAGGAAGCATTTATTGAAATGGGGGATTTTGTCGGCTTTACTCTGAAACAATGCAAACGGCTCGGCATCCGAACCGTTTCCATGGTTGGGATGATGGGGAAATTTTCAAAAGTCGCACAAGGCATTATGATGGTGCATTCGAAAAGCGCTCCCATTGATTTTTCGTTTTTAGCAGCCATTGCTGAACAAGCCGGAGCTTCGCCGGAACTCGTTGCCGCTGTTCGCGAAGCCAATACGGCATCACAAGTTGGCGAGATGATGCAGGAAGCAGGGAATGAGCGCTTTTTTGAAATATTATGTGACCATTGTTGTTTATCCGCGTTACGTGAAGTGGGCGGCGGCATGACCGTGGAAACGTCGCTATACACAATGGGCGGTCAATTATTAGGAAAGGCGGTACGAAACGATGCAGGCGATTAA